The DNA segment TCCAAGCACCTGGAAACCCTGGAGAAGGGCCGCACGGGCGAAGACGGCATGTACCTCGTGGTCCAGACCAACCAGTCGCGCATCCGGCTGGCGCTGGCGGCACGCACCCGGCTCTTCCGGCAGGAGGAATACGAGGAAGTCGCGCCCCGCACCATAGAGGAAGCGGAAGCGATAACGCAGGAGTTCGTCGTCCCGGTAGGGAAGAAGCAGGTGGTGACGCTGGAGAAGACGGTGGCCCTGTACTCGTCCCGTGACCGGGCCATCTCGGAAAGCGGCCAAGCCGCCCGGTCCGCGGCAGCGACGGCCGGCCGGTTCGTGGAGTTGCTGGATTCCCATGCAAGCGCGTGGCAATCCCTGTGGCGCCGTTGCGACGTGGAGCTCCCTTCATGCCCGGAAGAGGAGAAGGTCCTGCGCCTGCACGCCTTCCACCTGCTCCAGACCGCGTCCCCGAACTCGGTGGACCTGGACGCCGCGGTGGCCGCCCGGGGACTCCACGGCGAGGCCTACCGCGGCCACATTTTCTGGGACGAGCTGTACTTCCTGTTCTTCTACATCGCCCGGATACCGGAGATCGCCCGGTCGCTGCTGTTGTACCGCTACCACCGGCTGGATGCCGCGCGCAGGGCCGCCCGGGAGGATGGCTATAAGGGCGCCATGTATCCCTGGCAGAGCGGCAGCGACGGCACCGAGGAGACCCAGAAGCTGCACCTGAACCCCAACTCCGGCCGCTGGCTGGACGACAACAGCCACCGGCAGCGGCACGTCAACATCGCCATCGTCTACAACGTCTGGCGCTACTACAAGACCACCGGCGACCGCGGTTTCCTGTCGCGCTACGGAGCCGAGATGATCCTGGAGATCGCGCGCTTCTGGGCCAGCCTGGCGCAAGAGAACGAGAACACCGGGCGCTACGAGATCCACGGCGTCATGGGGCCGGACGAATACCATGACATGTACCCCCGCGCCGATGCCGGCGGCCTGCGCAACAATGCCTACACCAACGTGATGGTGGTCTGGGTGCTGGAGCGCGCGATGGAGGTGCTGGACCTGTTGGGCGGGGGCCGCAGGGCCGAGTTGGCCGAGGAGATCGGCCTCCAACCCGACGAGGAGGAGCGCTGGCGCGAGATCACCCGCAGGATGACCGTGCCGTTCCACGGCGACGGCGTCATCAGCCAGTTCGAGGGCTACGATGCGCTCGGCGAGTTCGACTGGGACAGCTACCGTGAGAAATACGGCAACATCGAGCGGCTGGACCGCATCCTCGAGGCGGAAGGCGACTCCCCCAACCCCTACAAGGCGTCGAAGCAGGCTGACCTGCTCATGCTGTTCTACCTGCTGCGCGCCGACGAGGTGCAGTCCCTGTTCCGCCAACTCGGATACGACCTCGACGACGCAGCCATCCGCAAGACCGTGGACTACTACAGCGCCCGCACCTCCCACGGGTCGACCCTGAGCCGGGTGGTGCACGCCGCCGTGTCGGCACGCTCCGATCCGGCCCTGTCGTGGCGCTACTTCACCGAGGCGCTGCAGAGCGACGTCGCCGACATCCAGGGCGGCACCACTCCCGAGGGCATCCACATGGGCGCCATGGGCGGGCTCGACGACGTCCTGCTGCGCCGCTACGCCGGCATCGACACCATGGGCGAGACCCTGAGCCTCGACCCCTGCCTGCCCGACGAACTGCCGGCCCTGCGACTGACCATCGTCTACCGTGGCCGCCTGGTGGCGCTGGACCTCACACGCGAGCGCGTGCGCATTTCGCTGGAGGATGACTCCCCGTCACCGCTGGAGGTGGTGGTGCAGGGGACGAAGCACGCGCTGGGTTCCGGGGACAGCGAGATTCCGCTGACCGCGGGCGTTCAGGGTTGACTTGGGACACGACAATCTCCTATTTTCGCCCGACACGGACCGCAAGCAAGGGGTCCGCATTCCGAAAGGGGGATGACAAATGAAACCCGACACACGTATTCGCGGAACATTGTGGAAGCGGACAGGGGCACTGGTCGCGGGCGCGGCACTCCTTCTAGGCTTGCTCCTCACCGGCTCCGCGTGGGCCGCCTCCAAGGACCGGGTTGTGGTCTACCACGCCGGCAGCATCGATTCCCTCCACCCC comes from the Deltaproteobacteria bacterium genome and includes:
- a CDS encoding glycoside hydrolase family 65 protein; translated protein: MSEWIFRYDGFDPAKQGLREALCTLGNGYFATRGAAEGAEAGDVHYPGTYLAGCYNRLETTVGDRVVVNEDLVNLPNWLRLRFRLEDGPWFELSAVEVLAYQQELDLKNGLLTRRLRFRDPEGRTSFIRSRRLVHMRHPHLAVLRWTLLAEDWSGNVTIRSSLDGSVINAGVPRYRQLNSKHLETLEKGRTGEDGMYLVVQTNQSRIRLALAARTRLFRQEEYEEVAPRTIEEAEAITQEFVVPVGKKQVVTLEKTVALYSSRDRAISESGQAARSAAATAGRFVELLDSHASAWQSLWRRCDVELPSCPEEEKVLRLHAFHLLQTASPNSVDLDAAVAARGLHGEAYRGHIFWDELYFLFFYIARIPEIARSLLLYRYHRLDAARRAAREDGYKGAMYPWQSGSDGTEETQKLHLNPNSGRWLDDNSHRQRHVNIAIVYNVWRYYKTTGDRGFLSRYGAEMILEIARFWASLAQENENTGRYEIHGVMGPDEYHDMYPRADAGGLRNNAYTNVMVVWVLERAMEVLDLLGGGRRAELAEEIGLQPDEEERWREITRRMTVPFHGDGVISQFEGYDALGEFDWDSYREKYGNIERLDRILEAEGDSPNPYKASKQADLLMLFYLLRADEVQSLFRQLGYDLDDAAIRKTVDYYSARTSHGSTLSRVVHAAVSARSDPALSWRYFTEALQSDVADIQGGTTPEGIHMGAMGGLDDVLLRRYAGIDTMGETLSLDPCLPDELPALRLTIVYRGRLVALDLTRERVRISLEDDSPSPLEVVVQGTKHALGSGDSEIPLTAGVQG